Proteins encoded in a region of the Flavobacteriales bacterium genome:
- a CDS encoding valine--tRNA ligase, producing the protein MSEIAAKYDPSLTEDKWYSYWMENGYFHSEPDERESYTIVIPPPNVTGVLHMGHMLNNTIQDVLVRRARMLGKNACWVPGTDHASIATEAKVVKKLADQGIKKWDLSREEFLEHAWEWTHKHGGIILEQLKKLGASCDWERTRFTMEDDLSDAVLDVFIDLHEKGLIYKGHRMVNWDPSALTAVSDEEVNHKEVQSKLYYVRYQIEGTDEWLTIATTRPETILGDTAICINPNDERFTHLHGKRAIVPMVKRSIPIILDEYVDMEFGTGCLKVTPAHDENDYNLGQKHKLETIDILNPNGTLSAAAQFYVGEDRFVVRKKIAKDLEAAGQIVKIEDYMNKVGYSERTDAVIEPRLSEQWFVSMKKLAEPALKNVLNGNIQFHPNKFINTYKYWMENVRDWCISRQLWWGQRIPAWYDPKGNYVVAKTAEEALDKFKLKIENCQLSIADLRQDEDVVDTWFSSWLWPISVFDGFKDPNNKDINYYYPTNDLVTAPEILFFWVARMVMAGYEYRGELPFKNVYLTGIVRDKLRRKMSKSLGNSPDPLDLIAEYGADGVRVGMLLSSPAGNDLLFDEGLCLQGRNFNNKIWNSFRLIKGWEVDESLAQPVDAKIAIDWFNSRFSKELEVLNDHYEKFRLSDALMTTYKLVWNDFCSWYLEMVKPAYQQPIDKATLDATVEILEKLLKILHPFTPFITEEIWDNMGKRGKEDRMIVAPWPKAGAVDEKLLSGFENAEKVIMEVRRIRNEKQIAPKEKLSLLVKGDYSDAFNPVIRKLANLESIGVTSEAPTSASAFVVKGAEFYVPLAGLVDASEEKEKLEKELDYAKGFLASVEKKLNNERFVSGAPEQVIAIERNKKADAEAKIKALEEQLAAMV; encoded by the coding sequence ATGAGCGAGATTGCAGCAAAGTACGACCCAAGCCTTACAGAAGACAAATGGTACAGCTACTGGATGGAGAACGGATATTTCCATTCGGAGCCAGACGAGCGCGAGTCGTATACCATTGTCATTCCGCCACCGAACGTGACAGGCGTGCTGCACATGGGTCACATGCTCAACAACACTATTCAGGATGTGTTGGTGCGCAGAGCGCGAATGTTGGGAAAGAACGCTTGTTGGGTTCCTGGAACCGACCATGCTTCCATTGCCACAGAAGCCAAAGTGGTGAAGAAACTTGCCGATCAGGGCATCAAGAAATGGGATCTTTCCCGTGAGGAATTCTTGGAGCATGCTTGGGAATGGACGCACAAACATGGCGGCATCATCCTCGAACAGTTGAAGAAACTTGGTGCTTCCTGCGATTGGGAGCGCACGCGTTTTACCATGGAAGACGACTTGAGCGATGCGGTTTTGGATGTGTTCATCGACCTGCACGAAAAAGGTTTGATCTACAAAGGTCACCGTATGGTGAATTGGGATCCATCGGCTTTGACAGCGGTTTCGGATGAGGAAGTGAACCACAAAGAAGTTCAGTCAAAGTTGTATTACGTTCGATATCAGATAGAAGGAACGGACGAATGGCTGACCATTGCCACCACCCGACCAGAGACCATTTTGGGCGATACCGCTATCTGTATCAACCCGAACGATGAGCGTTTCACGCATTTGCATGGCAAACGCGCCATTGTTCCGATGGTCAAGCGCAGCATTCCGATCATTCTGGATGAGTACGTGGATATGGAATTCGGAACGGGATGCTTGAAAGTGACGCCAGCGCACGATGAGAATGATTATAACCTCGGACAGAAGCACAAGCTCGAAACCATCGACATTCTGAACCCGAACGGAACGCTAAGCGCAGCCGCTCAGTTCTACGTGGGCGAAGACCGCTTTGTAGTTCGAAAGAAGATTGCGAAAGACCTTGAGGCTGCGGGCCAGATCGTGAAGATCGAGGATTACATGAACAAGGTCGGGTATTCGGAAAGAACCGATGCGGTTATTGAGCCACGCCTTTCGGAGCAGTGGTTCGTGAGCATGAAGAAACTGGCCGAACCAGCTTTGAAAAACGTACTGAACGGCAACATTCAGTTCCACCCGAACAAGTTCATCAATACGTACAAATATTGGATGGAGAATGTGCGCGATTGGTGCATCAGCCGCCAGTTGTGGTGGGGACAGCGAATACCAGCATGGTACGATCCGAAAGGTAATTATGTGGTGGCGAAAACCGCTGAAGAGGCACTGGACAAATTCAAATTGAAAATTGAAAATTGCCAATTGTCTATTGCAGATCTTAGACAGGATGAAGACGTGGTAGATACGTGGTTCTCATCTTGGTTGTGGCCAATCTCCGTTTTCGATGGTTTCAAAGACCCGAACAACAAGGACATCAACTACTACTATCCTACCAATGACCTCGTTACCGCGCCCGAAATCCTCTTTTTCTGGGTGGCGCGAATGGTGATGGCGGGCTACGAATACCGTGGCGAACTTCCGTTCAAAAACGTGTATCTGACAGGAATTGTACGCGATAAACTCCGCAGAAAAATGAGCAAGTCGTTGGGGAATTCTCCTGACCCTCTTGACCTTATCGCTGAGTATGGCGCAGATGGCGTTCGTGTGGGCATGTTGCTTTCATCTCCTGCTGGTAACGACCTTCTTTTTGATGAAGGTCTCTGCTTGCAGGGAAGAAACTTCAACAACAAGATCTGGAACTCATTCCGACTGATAAAAGGCTGGGAAGTAGATGAAAGTCTGGCACAACCCGTTGATGCGAAGATTGCCATTGATTGGTTCAATTCGCGTTTTAGCAAAGAGTTGGAGGTATTAAACGACCACTACGAAAAGTTCCGATTGAGCGATGCATTGATGACCACGTATAAGTTGGTGTGGAATGACTTCTGCTCGTGGTATCTCGAAATGGTAAAACCTGCTTACCAGCAACCAATTGATAAAGCAACCTTGGATGCCACTGTGGAGATATTGGAGAAACTGCTGAAAATCCTTCATCCGTTCACGCCATTCATCACCGAAGAAATTTGGGACAACATGGGCAAGCGCGGTAAAGAAGACCGCATGATCGTTGCTCCATGGCCTAAAGCTGGAGCGGTTGATGAGAAACTGCTCTCTGGTTTCGAGAATGCTGAGAAGGTGATCATGGAGGTTCGAAGAATCCGTAATGAGAAGCAGATTGCTCCAAAGGAGAAATTGAGCCTTTTGGTGAAAGGAGATTACAGCGATGCGTTCAATCCTGTGATCCGGAAATTGGCCAACTTGGAATCAATTGGCGTGACCTCTGAGGCTCCAACCTCTGCTTCGGCTTTTGTGGTTAAAGGTGCTGAGTTCTATGTTCCGTTGGCAGGATTGGTAGATGCTTCCGAGGAAAAAGAAAAACTCGAAAAGGAACTCGATTACGCGAAAGGATTCTTGGCTTCAGTTGAGAAGAAACTGAACAACGAACGGTTCGTGTCTGGTGCGCCTGAACAAGTAATTGCCATCGAGCGAAACAAGAAGGCTGACGCTGAAGCGAAGATCAAGGCGTTGGAAGAGCAGTTAGCTGCAATGGTTTAG
- a CDS encoding FAD-binding protein — protein sequence MEWQNWAGNIRFDAKRIAQPTSTEEMQELLKNSNGKVRCFGTGHSWSALIPTDDLLIDTSKLNRVLSIDREKNQATIQAGAKLKDLNLELWESGYAFSNLGSIAEQSLAGAISTATHGSGIGFQILGSMVESFKLVKADGEVLEVNRKDNPELYHLSLISLGSLGIITEMTINVVPKFQLHERSGIMDFEEVCDNILDWVKEHDHIKMWWFPHTDKMMVYCYQRTQEPVNDTWFRQKLMNEWVSVYFYRLMLWWGNRKPTRRMAINSKILTPFLADVDRIERSYKVFNVPEPPIHRETEWAFDINHAPTLFREYKKMVETKGHLMNFIQEIRFVKGDDFALSPCHGRDSVYIGCYNADNRGWDELLADFEEQIGIKYNGRPHWGKEFNVGTDYLLSVYPKWDDFLKLRSEMDANGRFMNSMLEGLFG from the coding sequence ATGGAATGGCAGAATTGGGCAGGCAACATTCGGTTTGATGCGAAGCGCATTGCGCAACCGACCAGCACGGAAGAAATGCAGGAACTGCTCAAAAATTCAAATGGAAAAGTGCGCTGCTTTGGAACTGGACACTCGTGGAGTGCGCTGATTCCGACCGATGACCTTCTGATCGACACCAGCAAGCTGAACCGTGTGCTGTCCATTGACCGCGAGAAGAACCAAGCCACCATACAAGCGGGTGCGAAGCTGAAAGACCTGAACTTGGAGCTTTGGGAAAGCGGTTACGCGTTTTCCAACCTTGGTTCTATTGCGGAGCAGAGTTTGGCGGGCGCCATTTCCACGGCCACACATGGTTCTGGCATTGGATTTCAGATTTTGGGTTCGATGGTGGAGAGCTTCAAATTGGTGAAAGCCGATGGGGAAGTTTTGGAAGTAAATCGCAAGGACAATCCCGAACTCTATCACTTGTCTCTAATCTCTTTAGGCTCTTTGGGTATCATTACCGAAATGACCATCAACGTGGTGCCGAAATTCCAGTTGCACGAGCGTTCGGGTATTATGGATTTTGAGGAAGTGTGCGACAACATTCTTGATTGGGTAAAAGAGCATGACCACATCAAAATGTGGTGGTTTCCGCACACGGATAAGATGATGGTGTACTGCTACCAGCGCACACAGGAACCCGTGAACGACACTTGGTTCCGACAGAAGCTGATGAACGAATGGGTTTCGGTGTATTTCTACCGCCTGATGCTTTGGTGGGGAAACCGCAAACCGACAAGAAGAATGGCCATCAACAGCAAGATTCTGACGCCTTTCCTGGCCGATGTTGACAGAATTGAACGCAGCTACAAGGTATTCAACGTGCCCGAACCGCCCATACACCGCGAAACGGAATGGGCGTTTGACATCAACCATGCTCCTACCCTGTTCCGTGAGTACAAGAAGATGGTCGAAACCAAGGGCCACCTGATGAATTTCATACAGGAGATACGGTTTGTGAAGGGCGATGATTTTGCGCTGAGCCCGTGCCACGGCCGCGATAGCGTTTACATCGGGTGTTACAATGCCGATAACCGTGGTTGGGACGAACTGCTTGCCGATTTTGAAGAACAGATCGGCATCAAATACAATGGCCGCCCGCATTGGGGCAAGGAATTCAATGTGGGTACGGATTACCTCCTCTCTGTTTACCCGAAATGGGATGATTTCTTGAAGCTACGTTCGGAAATGGATGCGAATGGGAGATTTATGAATTCTATGCTTGAAGGGCTTTTTGGTTAG